From one Triticum urartu cultivar G1812 chromosome 3, Tu2.1, whole genome shotgun sequence genomic stretch:
- the LOC125546622 gene encoding uncharacterized protein LOC125546622 translates to MVPFTSGEEHSTASPYCMFLLAKKNPNPTQKTLLSIPSRSHRKKSFVAPADVRESFLAAADVRSAAISFDLPAADVRDRRHRDTGSPPTYDLPSLAAAVVRSAVSPRGGAAADVRDHRCLRPGSPPPTCQRRRRLQSPRGAAAAATLRRETPSPVSDGRRRRRRRRPLRGDAAATCAEPQGRVRRSSQGVLAGRTQRGWMMQWPHQAPCARPQWKCSFSELAGRRLVASRCSKRQHTRSVDEENNTFHDMMIGTSSFVVLSHLPLWERHCSIACLFKIMHICRMSASWGSSR, encoded by the exons ATGGTACCCTTCACCAGCGGTGAAGAGCACTCCACGGCGAGCCCCTACTGCATGTTCCTCCTTG CCAAAAAAAACCCAAACCCCACACAAAAAACGCTTCTCTCGATCCCATCTCGATCTCATCGAAAGAAGAGCTTCGTTGCCCCTGCCGACGTACGGGAGAGCTTCCTTGCCGCCGCCGACGTACGATCTGCCGCGATCTCGTTCGATCTACCCGCTGCCGATGTACGAGATCGCCGACACCGAGATACGGGATCGCCGCCAACGTACGATTTGCCGTCTCTCGCTGCCGCCGTTGTACGATCTGCCGTCTCTCCCAGAGGAGGCGCCGCCGCGGACGTCCGGGATCACCGCTGCCTACGTCCGGGATCACCGCCGCCGACCTGCCAGAGGAGACGCCGCCTCCAATCTCCTagaggagccgccgccgccgccactctccGACGGGAGACGCCGTCGCCGGTCTCTGACGGGagacgccgtcgccgccgccgccgacctttGAGGGGAGACGCCGCCGCCACCTGCGCTGAACCCCAGGGCAGGGTGCGACGATCGTCGCAAGGAGTACTTGCCGGCCGTACACAG AGAGGATGGATGATGCAGTGGCCACATCAAGCGCCCTGTGCTCGACCACAATGGAAGTGCAGTTTCTCAGAGCTAGCAGGAAGGAGGCTGGTGGCTTCCCGTTGTAGTAAGAGACAACACACCAG ATCCGTTGATGAAGAAAACAACACATTTCACGATATGATGATTGGTACTTCCAGTTTTGTTGTACTCTCtcatttgcctttgtgggaacGACACTGCTCTATTGCTTGCTTATTTAAGATCATG CATATATGCCGCATGTCAGCCTCATGGGGATCAAGCAGATGA